The proteins below come from a single Clarias gariepinus isolate MV-2021 ecotype Netherlands chromosome 17, CGAR_prim_01v2, whole genome shotgun sequence genomic window:
- the sim2 gene encoding single-minded homolog 2 — translation MKEKSKNAAKTRREKENGEFYELAKLLPLPSAITSQLDKASIIRLTSSYLKMRAVFPDGVGEAWGEAARSSPLDSVAKELGAHLLQTLDGFVFVVASDGKIMYISETASVHLGLSQVELTGNSIFEYIHPSDHDEMTAVLSAHQPLHPHFLPEYEMERSFFLRMKCVLAKRNAGLTCGGYKVIHCSGYLKIRQYVMEVCLYESCYQIVGLVAVGHSLPPSGITEIKLHSNMFMFRASLDLKLIFLDSRVAELTGYEPQDLIEKTLYQHVHGCDVFHLRYAHHLLLVKGQVTTKYYRMLSKHGGWVWVQSYATIVHNSRSSRPHCIVSVNYVLTDIEYKELQLSQEQMRARPALSYKSSHSPPQDLRKQFKAKTARVKTKPKTSPYPQLSMPPDKLESPPGGSWKSSPPCSLSVRQEKSPVSLSNPESGEMLPYSLPLAYSCAQAHTRLREDCRKLRPVTSSPEQDECQLLSASVAHRDEHWGNTGSPKHHINPHTLGTKPSLHNGSPNTTSYGNSYADCGVVTRRFPGDSLHENFSSCLSSSRPSSRFKEEPYEHLSISHARPQNHLHNPIQGNVEARKLTKDPSERAEMTVPCRLLSKSNYDQPRVCQNLPMQMMMEQKSRLHMTEGPYNPQGQQQPARGHCDATRGEDRTVLKGQAPYVSLNFHHVLAKHSSFPAVPYSLGHLTDSCSYRGEELNPYLYRGQSPASHPSPENHGQIPHYIGTSVIISNER, via the exons ATGAAGGAAAAGTCCAAGAATGCGGCGAAAACAAgacgagagaaagaaaatggagaGTTTTACGAGCTTGCCAAGCTCCTACCCTTGCCCTCGGCCATCACCTCGCAGTTGGATAAGGCCTCCATCATCAGACTGACATCCAGCTACCTGAAGATGAGGGCCGTGTTTCCTGACG GTGTGGGGGAGGCATGGGGCGAGGCGGCGCGCTCTAGTCCGCTTGACTCTGTGGCCAAAGAGCTGGGAGCGCACCTGCTGCag aCCCTGGATGGCTTTGTGTTTGTTGTCGCCTCTGACGGTAAAATCATGTATATCTCTGAGACGGCCTCAGTTCACCTTGGCTTATCACAG GTTGAGCTGACAGGTAACAGCATATTTGAATACATCCACCCGTCTGACCATGACGAGATGACTGCAGTGCTGAGTGCTCATCAGCCACTTCACCCACACTTTCTAccag AATACGAGATGGAGCGATCCTTCTTCCTCAGGATGAAGTGTGTATTAGCCAAGCGGAACGCAGGGCTGACGTGCGGTGGTTACAAG GTGATTCACTGCAGCGGTTACCTAAAGATCCGCCAATACGTGATGGAGGTGTGTCTCTACGAGTCCTGCTATCAGATCGTGGGTCTGGTGGCTGTGGGTCACTCTCTGCCTCCCAGCGGCATCACCGAGATCAAACTCCACAGCAACATGTTCATGTTCCGTGCCAGCCTGGACCTCAAGCTCATCTTCCTCGACAGCAG AGTGGCCGAGTTGACCGGGTATGAGCCGCAGGACCTGATAGAGAAAACCCTGTACCAGCATGTCCACGGCTGTGACGTGTTCCACCTGAGATATGCACACCACTTAC TACTTGTGAAAGGGCAGGTCACCACAAAGTATTACCGCATGTTGTCCAAGCATGGCGGCTGGGTCTGGGTCCAGAGTTACGCCACCATCGTGCACAACAGCCGCTCTTCTCGGCCACACTGCATCGTTAGCGTCAACTACGTTCTCAC AGATATTGAGTATAAGGAGTTGCAGTTGTCTCAGGAGCAGATGAGGGCCAGACCAGCCCTGTCCTATAAGAGCTCCCACTCTCCCCCACAGGACTTACGCAAACAGTTCAAAGCCAAGACAGCCCGAGTCAAAACCAAACCCAAAACGTCCCCATATCCACAG CTCTCGATGCCTCCTGATAAGTTAGAATCCCCTCCAGGAGGAAGCTGGAAGTCAAGTCCTCCATGCAGCCTCTCGGTCAGGCAGGAGAAGAGTCCCGTCTCACTGTCCAACCCTGAGTCGGGAGAGATGCTGCCCTATAGTCTGCCACTGGCGTACTCGTGCGCACAAGCTCACACACGCCTGCGTGAGGACTGCAGGAAGCTGAGGCCAGTGACGAGTTCCCCGGAGCAGGATGAGTGCCAGCTCCTCTCAGCCTCAGTGGCCCACAGAGACGAACACTGGGGCAACACAGGGTCCCCCAAACACCATATAAATCCCCACACACTCGGCACCAAACCTTCTTTACACAACGGCAGCCCCAACACCACATCGTACGGCAACAGTTATGCAG ATTGTGGAGTAGTGACCAGGAGGTTTCCTGGTGATTCTCTTCATGAAAACTTCAGCAGCTGCTTGTCTTCCTCCAGACCGAGCAGCCGCTTCAAAGAGGAGCCATACGAGCATCTTTCCATCAGCCACGCGAGACCACAGAACCATCTTCACAATCCTATACAAGGAAATGTGGAGGCCAGGAAACTCACTAAAGACCCCTCGGAGAGGGCTGAGATGACGGTGCCGTGCAGGCTGTTGAGTAAGAGCAACTATGATCAACCACGTGTGTGCCAGAACCTTCCCATGCAGATGATGATGGAACAGAAAAGCAGGTTGCACATGACCGAGGGTCCGTATAACCCCCAGGGGCAGCAGCAACCAGCGCGTGGGCACTGCGATGCCACCAGGGGCGAGGACAGGACAGTGCTAAAGGGACAAGCTCCATACGTTTCTCTAAATTTTCACCATGTTTTGGCTAAGCACAGCTCCTTCCCAGCTGTGCCATATTCACTTGGGCACCTGACGGACAGCTGCAGCTATCGGGGAGAGGAACTCAATCCCTATTTGTACAGGGGACAGAGCCCTGCCTCCCACCCTTCCCCCGAGAACCATGGCCAAATTCCGCACTACATCGGCACCTCGGTCATCATCAGCAACGAGAGGTGA